CGGCCCAGTACTGCTCGATATAGGCCGGGTCCTGGACGCCGAGCTGCCCGACGCCGAGGTAGGCGACGTCGGCCCGCCGCCCGGTGAGGGCGCCGGGCCGGAAGCCGGCGCTGCCCTGCACCAGTGCGGTCCGCCCGCTGTCGTGCTCGACGAGGATCGACCACGCCTCGCCGCACTGGTAGGCCGTGGTCCGCACCGGCGGCACGACCGGCGACATGATCCGTCCGGGGTAGCGGTCCGGCGGGCAGTGCTCGCCCTCGACCCAGGTCAGGGTGAACCCGCCGGCCCGGACCGGCTCACCCGGGACGACGACGCCGATCCGATCCTCGGGCAGGCCGCCGCCCCGGCCGATCTGGGCGGCGGAGGTGCCGCCCAGCAACCGGGCGCCGGTGCGCGCGGCGACGGCCGCGGCGTCCATCGCGTGGTCGTAGTGGGTGTGCACCGGGGCGACCACGTCGAGCCGGTCGATGCCGGCGCGGGCGAGGGTCCGCTC
This region of Nocardioides sp. L-11A genomic DNA includes:
- a CDS encoding MBL fold metallo-hydrolase, whose translation is MALGLRLRLGRPDLGRYAARFGLPQASDGVGVTFLGVASLLIEDGTSAVLTDGFFTRPSLPRVALGRLAPDEALIERTLARAGIDRLDVVAPVHTHYDHAMDAAAVAARTGARLLGGTSAAQIGRGGGLPEDRIGVVVPGEPVRAGGFTLTWVEGEHCPPDRYPGRIMSPVVPPVRTTAYQCGEAWSILVEHDSGRTALVQGSAGFRPGALTGRRADVAYLGVGQLGVQDPAYIEQYWAETVTTVGARQVVLIHWDDFFRPLDRPLRALPYLGDDLHATMSVLEPLAQGQGVGLHFPTVWHREDPWALLG